Part of the bacterium genome, CATGACCACAAACAGCACCTGTCCGCGATTGAGCTTCTTTTCGCCCTGTTTGCGGGAGATCAGCCGGCATTGCGGCGGGAAGATGGACGACACGGTGACGATGTTGTAGTGCGCGATGCCGGCGTCGCGCAGCGCCAGCTCGAAGCTGGAGAGGCGCTCGCGGTGCCGTCCGACACCCTTGGTCAGATACAATTCCTTGGCGATGATCATCGGCGCATCCTCCCGTTCGACGCGAAGTGGTGCAGTTCCCGGTCACCTGACTGGGGGCCGTTAGGGCGCGCAATATACACGCGCGCCGGGGGAAATCAACATTCGCGCCGGGTGCGCGCCAAAATTGGGGGAGAAAAGTGGGGCGGCCTACTTCTCGGGGGGCTCGGACGGCGGCGTGACACGGGAGCCGAAGGGCCACCACCAGCGGCGGCGTCCGCTCGTTTCAGCCAATCGGGCGGCGCGTCGCGCCGCCCTGGCCTCGCGCTGGCGCTCCAGGGCGCGGGCGTCGAATTCTTCGATTTTCAGGAGCAGCCGCTCGACGTTTTCCCGCTTCTCCATCATGACCCGGAAGGTTTCATAGTCCTTCAGGTTAAAGAGGGTCTGTACGAAGGGTTCGAGGAAGATCATCGCCTGCGACCCGATGAAGTTGAGCGGCTTGACCGTCTCCAACGCCATGATCGCGGGCACGGTCGCCTGCCAGCGCACCACTTTTTCCGCCAGCTTCTCGAGGAGGGCCTCCTCCTCGGCCAAGCGTGCCTGCGTTTCGGGATCGTCGGCCGGCGGCAGCGCCGGCTGCTGGGTGCGGAACCAGTCGCCGAAGCTCATGCGGACTCCTTGGAATCGGAGGGCGGCAGCGGGATGCGCTCACGCACCACCGCCATCACCGCCTCGCGGTTGCCATGAAAGCGGACGAAGAGGCCCCGGAAATTCTCCAGGCGCGACGGACGCGGGAACGGCGACAGCAGCACGCCGTTGCGGTCCGGGTAGTAACTGCGGAACTGACTCCAGGTGAAACGACGGGTCACGCCGAGGAACCGTGTCTCCAGTCCGCCGACGAAGAGCGTGTAGTGTGTGGGCAGGAAATAGATGCCCAGCGAGGCCGAGAGGATGACCAGCGCCAGCAGAACGAAAAACGGGCCATACAACCAGCCGACCAGCGCCGGGATTCCGATCAGGCAGGCGACCACTGCCGCCAGCCGCCAGCCGCCCTCGCGCACCGGGTGGTAGCGCCAGCGCAGCAGTTCGCGCGCCGGATCGTCGGCGGTCGCGACTTCCGTCGTGGTGGTGGCGGTCGGTTCGGTCATCAGGATGACGTGCCGCCCGGCTCGGGGCGGTACCGTTCGGATTTCACCGCGCCGATCTCCTCGAGCAATTCTTCGGTCTTGATCAGCTTCTTTTTCACCAGCAGGCGCACGAGCGCCTCCTGGGCGAGATTGTTCGAAAGCGCCAGTTCCTCATACGAGACCAGCCGTTCCTTGCCGTCAACGACCAGGCGCAGGGCATAGGGCGAGGGTTTCTTTTCATCCGGCACGACTGTCTCCTTCCATCGGTTTCCCGCCGCGCGGGCGTTGTCCCGGCAAGATAGCCAATGAAAAACCGCGGCGCTCCGAATTCGCGCCGCGGTTGGCCGGACGAACCGGGTCATTCAAAGCGAGTATTTCCCGAAGTCCTCGGGATTAATGTTACGGAGGCGCTCCTTGAGCGCCTCGGCGTCGTACTTCTCGGACTGTTCGCCGGAGGCCGGGCGTTTCTGGAACAAGTCGTAGCGCACGAGGATCGGCGCCTTGGCCTTCAGTGCCAGCGCGATCGAGTCCGACGGGCGGGCGTCAACCTCGATGGTGGCGCCATCGCGCTGGAGCACAATCTTGGCATAGAAGGTCTGATCGCGCAGGTCGATCACCTGGATCGATTCGACCCGGGCGCCGAGGGTGGTGATCATGCCGATGAGCAAATCGTGCGTCAGGGGCCGCTTCGACTTGACCTCCTGCAACTCCATCGCAATCGCCCAGGCCTCGTAATGTCCGATCCAGATCGGCAATATCAGGTCTTCATTCTCCGGCGCCAGCACCACCACCGGCGAGTTGGACGAGATGTCCAGCGCCAGGCCGTTGACCTTGGCTTTGACCAGTTCCTGACCGGATTCGGGCGGCATCGTCACTCCGGTTTCTTGACCACCCAGACCTTCAGCTTGGCGATCACATCGCGGTCGATCTTGACGTCGACCGTGTAGACCCCCAGCGCCTTGAGCGGCTCATCGAGGAGGATGTCGCGACGGTCAATGGTGAAGCCCTGATCCTTGAGCAGTTCGGCGATGTGGGCGGCGGTCACCGACCCGAACACCTTGTCCTCCTCGCCCACCTGGACTTCGGCGGTGCAGGAGACCTTCTCGAGCGCCAGTTTGATACGGTCGGCTTCACGGAGGCGTTTTTTGTCCCGCTGCTCCTTCTGAAGGCGGACTTGGTCGATCGCGCGCAGGTTGCCCGGGCTGGCGGGGATGGCCAATTTGCGCGGGATCAGGTAATTGCGGGCGTATCCGGCTTTGACCGTGACGATCTCGCCGACCTTTCCCACGTTTTCCACATCATCTCGCAGAATGATCTTCATCGGAGTGCACCTGTTGGATTCGGTTTACTTGAACGTCTCCGCCACATAGGGTAGGAGGGCCAGATGCCGCGCGCGCTTGATCGCGGTGGTCAGACGGCGCTGGAAGAGCGCCGAGATGCCGGTGGTCCGACGCGGCAGGATTTTGCCGCGTTCGGAGACGAACTTGCGCAACAAGCGCTCGTTGCGATAGTCGATTTCGTATAGTTTCAGATCGGTAAAGCGGCGTCCGCGGCGCTGTCCGCGCATGCCCCGGCCGCCGTAACCTTCCTTGCCATCCTGATCGCGGTCGCGATCACGGTCGCGGTCACGGTCACGCTCTCTGCGGTGAAACTCTGCCATGTATGCGTCCTTCCTTCGTTTGATCGATCGGGTTATGAGGCGCTGCCGCTTTCCGGGCCAGCGGTGTCAACGGCGGGCGCCGCAGTGGCGGCGGCTTCGGCGGCGGCCGCTTCGGCCTCCTCACGCGCCGCGCGTCGCTTGTCCATCTCTTCCAGGTACATCGGATTGTCGGCCAACACCGTCAGGTAGCGCAGGCAGTTCTCGTCGAGCAGGAACTGACGCTCCATCTCCCGCGGCACCGACGGCGACGACTCGTGCACGATGTGCACGTAGTAGCCCTGCGTGCGCTTCTTGATCGGATAGGCCAGGCGGCGCAATCCCCAGCGTTCGGTGCGCTTGATCTGACCGTTGCGCGTGATGATCTCGGAGTAGCGCGCGATCGCCTTCTCCCAGCCCTCATCCAAAAGCTGGGGATCCATGATAAAGGTTGTTTCGTAGAGCTTCACGTACCCTCCCTCGGTCTGTCGGCGCCCGCCTCATCCCCTGGAGGGGAATCGGGCGCGGGGGGTTTGCGGTTATAGGTATTTGCAGCCACAGCCACCCCGTCAGTCAGGATGGTCCTGACCGCAGCGGCAGCACGGACTGCCATCTCTCGCGCCAAGGATAACTCATTTTCAGGGAAAGGAGCAAGGACAAACTCGGCCGGATCGACCCCGTCGGGCACTGGCCCCACCCCGCAGCGCACACGGGCAAGCTCTTCGCTGCCAAGGGATTCGATGAGCGATGCCAGACCGTTATGCCCGCCGGCTGACCCGCTTGCCCGGATGCGTAATTGACCCAGCGGTAGATCGATATCATCCAGCACCACTGTTACACGGTCCGGGCTGACAGGATGCCTTGCGGCGAATTCGTCCAGGGCATGTCCAGACAAGTTCATGAATGTCAGTGGCTTAAGAACTGTTACATTCGTCTGCCCGCAGGGAATTACCGCATACTCGAACTTTCCCCAGCCCGGCAGGAAGTGCCCCGATGCGCCGACCAGGAGGTCGGCCACCCACCAGCCGAGATTATGCCGGGTCATGGCATAGCGTTGGCCCGGGTTGCCCAGGCAAACGACAAGCGGGGATGCTGCGGGTATGGCAATCGACATCGACCGGCGAATGACAATGGTTGCGGCCGGGATGTCAATGCCGGAGAGGAAATCTGACGTTCGCCCCCCTCGATCCACTAATTTCCGGCCCATGAATCTGGCACGCCTGCTCGATCCGGCCCTGATTAAACTCTCGATGGAGACCCGCCTCGAGCCGCCGACCGATGGGGAACAGAAGACGCGCCGCCAGCGGCGCGACGACAAGGAAAAGATCCTCGATGAATTAGTGGCGCTGCTGGAAAAGTCGGGCAAGGTGGGCAACCGCACCAAGTTGTTGACCGATTTCATTAATCGCGAACGCAAGGCCTCGACCGGCATCGGCCATGGGATCGCCATCCCCCACATCCGCACCTATCAGGCGCGCGAGCTGGTGATTGCCATCGCGCGGTCGGCCGAAGGGTATGACTTTGAGGCCCTTGATGGGAAGCCGGTGCACCTGTTTTTCGCCATGGCGGCGCCCTCCTACGGCGATGAAGCGCTCTATCTGCGGGTGTTCAAGGCGCTGGCCGAGGTGTTGCGGTTTGATTACTTCCGTGAACGGCTCATGACGGTGGAGTCGGAATACGAAATGATCCGGGCGTTCAGCGAGATGGAGTAGCCCGGCGCGGGTTCGGCACAAGCGGTCTCCATTTGACATCCATACGGTAGTTCCGCACCTTGGGGGACTACGTAGGCACACGGTGCACCCATTGCGGAGGGATATGCAGATGAAGCGTATGGTTACAGCGGCCGTGCTGGCGGCATTGGTGCTCGCCTGCGGCCAGAAGGCGGAACAGAGACCGGCACAGCAGACGCAGGCCCAGACCCAGACCCAGCAGCAACCCCAGACGGGCAAGCAGGAGCCCCCGCGTCCGGCGATCAAGCAGTCTGACGCCCGCGTCTGGATCGATCCGGTCACCGCCGCCAAAGGTTCGACCGCGGCCATCAAAGTCCAGTATTACGGCGTCGAAGAGGCCAAAGCGATCGTCATCCCGCTGGTCGTTCCGTCGGGTGTCACCATCGATTCGGTGTCGTATGCCGGCTCGATCCTGGAGTTCATCGCCACGCGTCCGATCAACATCGACAACGACAACCACCGCGTGCTGTTCACCGCCATCCCGACCACCGAACCCAATATCCCCGCCAAGGAAGGGCTGTTGGGCACCGTTTATGTGACCATCGGTCCGAATGCGGAATCGGGCGATATCGAAGAGACATTCTTCCCGCCGGGCAATTACCTGACCTACGTCGACACGGCCAACGCGCTGATCGAGCCGCATTTCCAGCCCGGCAAGCTGACGGTGCAGTGACGGCAGGGCAGTTGGAGTTTCGATGAACACGATGGCAGTCGAGATCGACGAGCAGGCGAAGGCCGCGTTGCGGGTGGGTCTGAACCGCCATGCCCTCAAGCGCGGACGGTTCATCCTGGCCTCCGGCGCGGTCTCGGACTATTACGTCAACGTCAAGGAGATCTGCCTGCGCGGCGAATACCTCCGACTGGTGGGGCATCTGCTTTGGCAGATGATCAAGCCCACGGGGGCGCAGGCAGTCGGCGGGATGACGCTGGGTGCTGACCCGATCGTCTCCGCCGTCACGATCGCAGCGGCCGAAGACGGTTTCGACTGCCCGGCGTTGATCGTGCGACGCGAGGCCAAGGACCATGGCACCGGACGGCAGATCGAAGGACCGTTCGAGGCGGGCATGAAGGTGGCGGTGGTCGAAGATGTGACCACCACCGGCCAGTCGGCGATGCGCGCCGCCGAAGCCATTATCGCCGGCGGCGGCAGCGTGATCGGTGTTTACACCGTGCTCAACCGCGCGGCCGGCGCCGATGCGCTGTTTACCGACAAGGGCTGGCCATTTCAGGCGATCTTCACGACCGCCGATCTGGACTTATAGACGATTGTCCGGGCGGGAACATCTCCCGCCCGGATATGCTTGTTCGACAACCGGGCGGCGAGTTGCCCGGACCTGAGCGCCGATACCCACCCTCGACAGAGGGATGGGGTTTTCGTGTATGCGCCGAGCCGACCATGTCCGCTGAACACCAGGATTCCACGATGACACGCCGGGGCGTCCGCGCCCGGCACGCTTTTGATACCGCCTTTCGGGCGCTGGACCGTCTGGAGGCGTTTCGGCAACTGGATGATCAATGGACTTCCGGGGGCGGCGTCCATGTTGATTTGACCGGGACATCCGGCTCCCTGGCCGCCTGCGCCCTGGCGCGTCTGCACTTGCGCCATCCGCGCCCGACGGTGGTCGTCGTGGCCGAGCCCGAAGACGCTGCCCACTGGCACGATGATCTGAATCACCTCCTCGGCCACGATCGAGTCCTGCGCTTTCATTCGTGGGAAATCCTGCCCTATGAGTTCCGCCATCCGGGTCCGGAGTCGGTGGGGCGGCGGTTGGAGACGCTGTGGCGATGCCTGGCGCCCGATCCGCCGGTGGTCGTCACGCATGTCCGTGCCCTGTTTGAGCCGACCCTCCCCCCGGAGGATCTCAGGCAACGGATGTTCGAGGTTCGCCTCGGCGGGGAGTATGCGCTCGATGAACTGTCCGCGCGCTTGGTGGCGCTCGGGTTTCGCCGGGTACCGCTGGTCGAGGAAGTCGGCACGTTTTCAGTGCGCGGCGGAATTCTGGATTTGTTCACTTACAGTTCGTCCGAGCCGTTGCGCATTGAGTTCTTCGGCGACACCGTCGAATCGATCCGCACTTTCGCGGTCACCACCCAGCGGACCACCGCCAAACGCGATCACTGCGTGATCCTTCCATCGCGGGAAGTGCGGGCCGGCGGGCCGGAGTACGAGAAGGGGTGGGACCGGGCCGGTTGGGATGCGGCGTGGCGTGATCGTGTCGAGAACGATCCCGAGCGCCCGGGCCTCGAATGGCTGGCCGGCGCGCTGGGTCAGCGCCGCGGCAGCCTGCTTGACTACTTCGGCCGGGATCTGGCGATCTGGACGCATGATCCGACGCGGTTGCGGCACGCGGCCGACCGTTTCGAGGAGGAATCGCAGCGGTTCCACGCGCGCCTGGCGTCTCATCTTCCCGATCCGCCGCCGCCGTCGCAGGTCTACCTGCCGATCGAGCGCTGGCACGAGGCCCCCGTCGGCGGGCTGCACGTCTGGGTCTATGATCTCTTTGTCGAAGCGACCGCGCGCGGTGTGCGTTGCGACCTGGCGGCGGTCGGTCCGCCGTCGGTCGGCGCCAGTGTGCGGCGGCTCTCCGAGGAATTGACCGCCTTCGAGCAGCAGGGGTACGATGTCGCCATCGCCTGCGACAACGAGGGACAGAAACGGCGTCTGGCCGAGATGCTGGAGGATGTGCACGGCACGGTCGAGTACATCTTTCCGGCGCCGCACGCCGGGTTTGTCCTGCCCGATGCGCGGTTTGCCCTGCTGACCGAGCACGAGGTCTTCAACCGGCACAAGGCGCGTTTCCGACGCCGCAAGTTCCAGGAAGGGCTCGCGCTTTCCAGCTACACGCAACTGAAAAAGGGCGACTACGTCGTGCACGTCGACCATGGCGTGGCGCGTTTCCGCGGCCTGGAAGCGATCACCGTTGATGGACGACGGCGCGATTGCCTGCTGCTTTTGTATCAGGGCGACGACAAGCTCTTCGTCCCGATCGAGGAATTCGACCGTGTCCAGAAGTACTCCGGGCAGGATGCCCGTCCGGCACTCTCGAAACTGGGCGGCACGGCCTGGGAGAAGACCAAGCGGCGCGCCAAGCAGGCGCTATTGGCCATGGCCGAGGACTTGATCAAGCTCTACGCCGCGCGCAAGGCGCGGCCCGGGCACGCTTTTGCGGAGCATGGCGAGTGGATGGCGCAGCTGGAGTCTTCATTCATCTACGAGGAGACACCCGACCAGGAGAAGGCGATCGCGGCCGTGTCCGAGGACATGACCGCGCCGACACCGATGGAGCGGCTGATCTGCGGCGACGTGGGCTACGGAAAGACCGAAGTGGCCATCCGCGCCGCCTTCCGCGCCGTCTGCGATCACAAGCAGGTCGCGGTGCTGGTGCCCACCACCATTCTCGCGCAACAGCACCTGACCACCTTCCGCGAGCGTCTCTCCGAGTTTCCGGTGCGGATCGAAACCTTGTCGCGCTTCCGTTCGCCCAAGGAGCAAAAGCGCATCGTCGCCGAAGTGGCGGCGGGGAAAGTCGACATCATCATCGGCACGCACCGTCTGCTTCAGAAGGATGTCGTCTTTCACGACCTTGGGCTTTTGATTATCGATGAGGAGCAGCGCTTCGGGGTGGGACACAAGGAGCGTCTGCGGCAGATGCGCCAAACGGTGGACACGCTGGCGCTGTCGGCGACACCGATTCCGCGCACCTTGCAGATGTCGCTTCTGGGCGCGCGCGATCTGTCGTTGATCACCACCTCCCCGCGCGACCGTCTCCCGGTGCAAACCGAGATCCGTCCTTTCGGACCGGAGGTGGTCTCCGAGGCGATCCTGCGCGAACTGGACCGCGGCGGACAGGTCTACTTTGTGCACAATCGCATCCAGACGATCGGGACGATGGCCGATTTTCTCGCCCGGCTTCTGCCGACGGTCCGAATCGGCGTCGCGCACGGCGAAATGCCCGAACGCGAACTGGAAGCGGTGATGACGCGCTTCTACCACGGCGACTATCACGTGCTGCTCTCGACGGCAATTATCGAGTCGGGGCTGGACATCCCATCGGTCAACACGATCGTGATTCACCGCGCCGACCGTTTCGGGCTGGCGCAGCTGTACCAACTGCGCGGGCGGGTGGGCCGTTCGGCGCGACAGGCCTACGCGTACCTCCTGGTGCCGCCATCGGGCGCGCTGAGCGCGACCGCCAAGGCGCGGTTGCGCGCGATCGAGGAGCACACCGCGCTGGGCTCGGGTTTCCACCTGGCGATGCGCGACATGGAAATCCGCGGCGCCGGCAACCTGCTCGGGGCGCAGCAGCATGGGTTCATCGAGGAGATCGGGTTTGATCTCTACTGTCGTTTGCTGGACGAGGCGGTGGCCGAAGCGCGCGGCAGCGCGCCGATGCTGGCGCAGGCGCCGGTCCAGATCGACGTCGATGGCGACCGGTTCATCCCCGACGGCTACATCACCGACAACCAGCAACGGTTTGAGATGTACAAACGGTTGGCCGAAATGAATTCGCCCGCGGCCGTCGATGATCTGGCGTTGGAGCTGACCGACCGCTTTGGCGCCCCCCCCGCGGAGGTGCGCCGTCTGTTGGCGATGGCGCGTGTCCGTGTGCTGGCGCGCCGCGCGCGGGTGGCGC contains:
- the rpsR gene encoding 30S ribosomal protein S18, which encodes MRGQRRGRRFTDLKLYEIDYRNERLLRKFVSERGKILPRRTTGISALFQRRLTTAIKRARHLALLPYVAETFK
- the rpsF gene encoding 30S ribosomal protein S6, with the protein product MKLYETTFIMDPQLLDEGWEKAIARYSEIITRNGQIKRTERWGLRRLAYPIKKRTQGYYVHIVHESSPSVPREMERQFLLDENCLRYLTVLADNPMYLEEMDKRRAAREEAEAAAAEAAATAAPAVDTAGPESGSAS
- the rplI gene encoding 50S ribosomal protein L9, giving the protein MKIILRDDVENVGKVGEIVTVKAGYARNYLIPRKLAIPASPGNLRAIDQVRLQKEQRDKKRLREADRIKLALEKVSCTAEVQVGEEDKVFGSVTAAHIAELLKDQGFTIDRRDILLDEPLKALGVYTVDVKIDRDVIAKLKVWVVKKPE
- the mfd gene encoding transcription-repair coupling factor, which produces MTRRGVRARHAFDTAFRALDRLEAFRQLDDQWTSGGGVHVDLTGTSGSLAACALARLHLRHPRPTVVVVAEPEDAAHWHDDLNHLLGHDRVLRFHSWEILPYEFRHPGPESVGRRLETLWRCLAPDPPVVVTHVRALFEPTLPPEDLRQRMFEVRLGGEYALDELSARLVALGFRRVPLVEEVGTFSVRGGILDLFTYSSSEPLRIEFFGDTVESIRTFAVTTQRTTAKRDHCVILPSREVRAGGPEYEKGWDRAGWDAAWRDRVENDPERPGLEWLAGALGQRRGSLLDYFGRDLAIWTHDPTRLRHAADRFEEESQRFHARLASHLPDPPPPSQVYLPIERWHEAPVGGLHVWVYDLFVEATARGVRCDLAAVGPPSVGASVRRLSEELTAFEQQGYDVAIACDNEGQKRRLAEMLEDVHGTVEYIFPAPHAGFVLPDARFALLTEHEVFNRHKARFRRRKFQEGLALSSYTQLKKGDYVVHVDHGVARFRGLEAITVDGRRRDCLLLLYQGDDKLFVPIEEFDRVQKYSGQDARPALSKLGGTAWEKTKRRAKQALLAMAEDLIKLYAARKARPGHAFAEHGEWMAQLESSFIYEETPDQEKAIAAVSEDMTAPTPMERLICGDVGYGKTEVAIRAAFRAVCDHKQVAVLVPTTILAQQHLTTFRERLSEFPVRIETLSRFRSPKEQKRIVAEVAAGKVDIIIGTHRLLQKDVVFHDLGLLIIDEEQRFGVGHKERLRQMRQTVDTLALSATPIPRTLQMSLLGARDLSLITTSPRDRLPVQTEIRPFGPEVVSEAILRELDRGGQVYFVHNRIQTIGTMADFLARLLPTVRIGVAHGEMPERELEAVMTRFYHGDYHVLLSTAIIESGLDIPSVNTIVIHRADRFGLAQLYQLRGRVGRSARQAYAYLLVPPSGALSATAKARLRAIEEHTALGSGFHLAMRDMEIRGAGNLLGAQQHGFIEEIGFDLYCRLLDEAVAEARGSAPMLAQAPVQIDVDGDRFIPDGYITDNQQRFEMYKRLAEMNSPAAVDDLALELTDRFGAPPAEVRRLLAMARVRVLARRARVAQASARGNLWAVTFVPEAPVTRAQIETWRLALGDRASFVSGPPFAITVRPPMGQSADLAGLVRIVGILAGEPESGVIDGVSGAQGTVGAGGAIG
- a CDS encoding bifunctional nuclease family protein, which translates into the protein MPPESGQELVKAKVNGLALDISSNSPVVVLAPENEDLILPIWIGHYEAWAIAMELQEVKSKRPLTHDLLIGMITTLGARVESIQVIDLRDQTFYAKIVLQRDGATIEVDARPSDSIALALKAKAPILVRYDLFQKRPASGEQSEKYDAEALKERLRNINPEDFGKYSL
- the pth gene encoding aminoacyl-tRNA hydrolase, producing MGRKLVDRGGRTSDFLSGIDIPAATIVIRRSMSIAIPAASPLVVCLGNPGQRYAMTRHNLGWWVADLLVGASGHFLPGWGKFEYAVIPCGQTNVTVLKPLTFMNLSGHALDEFAARHPVSPDRVTVVLDDIDLPLGQLRIRASGSAGGHNGLASLIESLGSEELARVRCGVGPVPDGVDPAEFVLAPFPENELSLAREMAVRAAAAVRTILTDGVAVAANTYNRKPPAPDSPPGDEAGADRPREGT
- the pyrE gene encoding orotate phosphoribosyltransferase, whose amino-acid sequence is MNTMAVEIDEQAKAALRVGLNRHALKRGRFILASGAVSDYYVNVKEICLRGEYLRLVGHLLWQMIKPTGAQAVGGMTLGADPIVSAVTIAAAEDGFDCPALIVRREAKDHGTGRQIEGPFEAGMKVAVVEDVTTTGQSAMRAAEAIIAGGGSVIGVYTVLNRAAGADALFTDKGWPFQAIFTTADLDL
- a CDS encoding PTS sugar transporter subunit IIA; translation: MNLARLLDPALIKLSMETRLEPPTDGEQKTRRQRRDDKEKILDELVALLEKSGKVGNRTKLLTDFINRERKASTGIGHGIAIPHIRTYQARELVIAIARSAEGYDFEALDGKPVHLFFAMAAPSYGDEALYLRVFKALAEVLRFDYFRERLMTVESEYEMIRAFSEME